In the genome of Juglans microcarpa x Juglans regia isolate MS1-56 chromosome 6S, Jm3101_v1.0, whole genome shotgun sequence, the window CGTACTGCATATCCATAATGTTTCTTCCGCTTgtgttcttatattttatattttgtgtttgttttacaGCTTGTTGGAAGTGGCTAGCACGAGTATTATGGCACCAACTCATTCCTCTGTAGTGTTCTCAGTGAGGCGTCGGGAGCCAGTGTTAGTTGTGCCTTCGGAGCCAACACCTAATGAATTAAAGCAACTCTCAGACATAGATGATCAGGCAGGCCTCCGTTTTCAGCTTCCTTTCATAATGTTTTACTCCAATTACAATCCATCGATATTGATGGTACAAAAAAAAGACGACCCCGCGAAGGTGATTAGAGAAGCTCTGGCTAAAGCGCTGGTGTATTACTACCCTTTTGCTGGTAGACTTAAAGAAGGACACAACCGGAAACTTATGGTGGATTGCACTGGAGAAGGGATCTTGTTCGTTGAAGGTGACGCCGACGTCACACTCGCGCAGCTCGGTGACACAATTCGACCACCATGTCCGTATATTGAAGAGTTTTTGCATGATGTGCCTGGATCCAACGCTATCCTCGGATGTCCTTTGCTACTCATtcaggtgtatatatataagtagtttTGTATAAGTTTTATACTTTAAATCAATAGTTTGATTGCTGTTCATAGATTAAAGTCTTTGATATTGCAAAAAGTCTTGGTTGCCTAAATTGTCCTAAAAAACATGATGCAGGTGACCCGTTTAAGATGTGGGGGGTTCGTCTTTGCAGTCCGACTAAACCACACCATCAGTGATTCTCTTGGGTTGGTCCAGCTCCTAAGAGCCGTTGCAGAGATGACAAGTGGTGCATGTGCACCATCGCagcaacccatgtggcaaagaGAGATCTTTAATGCTCGAGATCCACCACGGGTGACATGCATACATCATGAATACGAGGAGGGAGATAAGACCATAGACAACAACAGCACAACACCGACGTTGCAGGAGGAGAACGGCATTAATATGGTCCACAAGTCTTTCTTTTTTGGCCCCAAAGAGATGGGATCATTACGGAAGCATCTTCCACCACGCCTTTGGGCAAGCTCATCCACCTTCGAGATACTCAGCGCCTGCTTATGGAGATGCCGTACGATTGCCCTTGCTTTCGACCCGAATGAGGATGTTCGTCTATCCTGCATGATCAATGCGCGTGGTAAACAAGGGCTGCAAGTGCAAGTGCCTAATGGGTATTACGGCAACGCATTTGCCTTCCCAACTGCACTCACCAAGGCTGAATTACTGTGCAATAATCCATTAGGATATGCACTAGAGTTGGTGAAAAAGACGAAGTCCGAAATGAGTGAGGAGTACATAAGATCAGTGGCAGGTCTAATGGTGACGAAAGGTCGTCCTCGTTATATAACAGCTGGAAACTATCTTGTTGCTGATACAACACGCGTTGGGTTTGAAGGAATTGATTTCGGGTGGGGAAAACCAGTCTACGGGGGTCCTAGCGGCGCCATACCATATGTTAGCTTCTATGCAAGGTTCAAAAACAGCAAAGGTGAGGACGGGGTTGTGGTACCAATATGGTTGCCGCCGCCTGCAATGGAGAGGTTTCAGCAAGAGTTGTTGAAGATAACTCGGGAGCCAAGAATAATTACTTCAATGCTCTAAAGAATCAGCTGTACGAGTTGCGGAAACACTAAGCCAAATATAGAAATTTGCTTTTGGGGACAGAACTTTCGATGGGGGGACAGAACTTTCGATGGCTATCATCTGGGAGGACATCCTGCATGCACGTTTAATTTCTGGgaaagaggaagaaatatatattgtcTTTGATACACctcttcatatatattatacttttttgcACCTCAAAGTTTGCGACTTAAGTATGAAAAGCAGATCATAAGCGCATGCATGCACATCTAATGGAAGTATATTAATTCAGATcgatatatctatatatatatattgatagaaaataaactCCATTTCATCCATGAATGAAGTTATAATTGTGATTAGTCAATACAGAGAAAAATTCCGAATACAAGCCAAACTACACATATGTTGTATGCCTCTCcgtacacaaatttctttgcgacggacattgtcttaacttctagaaACTCTCATAAGAGAATATCAATCTCTGTATAAAACATAGATAAAAAACCAACCCTCACCTCCAAAAGAGGGAAGGGTATCCAAATCTGTATCCAATCCCCCATCCtccagaggaggaggaggagatagCTACCCCATCTTCCAAAAGAGGAGGGGTTTCATACTATGGACATAAGTTCAATAAcctatttcttttcttaattaacACAAATAGATAGACAAAATTATAAACACTAAGATAACactgcaaaaaggaaaaaacacaGCACAAAGAGGCTGCAGGAGCGTGTGCAGGACACGCGCCAGTTGAAGAAGAAACCGGGTAGACGATCGTGGAGGAGCCAAAGGCGCTGGATCTAGTGACGCCGTGGGTGGCACCAAAAAAACCAACACGGAGGCACGTGGCGGCCACGCAAGCGCGAACTTCAATTGGCGCGTGAAGGATACATGCCGCTCCTTTGGACGCCATGTTTGGTGGGCTGATAGATCGGTAGCCTCTGAATCCCCTTGTGGGGCGCGTGGCGTCCTCCGACCACCGAAAAGGCTTCGAACGACACTCCTCCCTTATTTGGCatgtaaaaagaataaaaataataataatagaaaacaGATAAAAGGACTAGACtgagaggaaggagaaggaaTGAGGGAGGGGTGAAAGAGCTAAAGCTTCCACCCCCTGATCGGTTTTTTCTAGTGAGTTTTCTAGAGAGAGTtctcagatatatatatatatatacatatatatatattcacgtcCCTTTATTTGTCCAAATTACTGATTATTAACAACAATACTTTGCTAAATAATTATGCTGAATTAAGTACTgagtgtgaattttttttttaattttcttcggACGACCATCGGCATTTGACAAGCAGattcataatttcttatatttacgacccgtttggatagtaaaagtgtttcagtttcatcttatctcatctcatctcatcattacaactttttcaaattttaaaataataatagtattaaaaaataatattctaacaatattttattcaattttcaactttcatttaaaacaatctcatctcatctcatcattacaactttcttaaattttcatacaaaataaaataaataattcaactttttcaaatctcaaaacaaaaataatattaaaaaatatattctaataatattttatttaactttttaactttaatcttaactcatttcatctgatctcatcttaactttttaactttaaaaaatgatcgCGGGACGTGTGTTGTTTAAgcaaaactcaaattttttattttttagattttttttaatatctttaattttttctttctaaaaaattatcaatacattaatagtcattttcttaatcagtaagtaaaaaaaaaataaaaaaattaaatatatgagcggtcaaaataagaaagtaaaatgaaagagcaaagtagcattattctataattaataatacaaatcaCGACTCATGTACATCTTCCTTACATTTTATTCATTGAGTTGAATGTGATCAGTACTACACAAGGCAGTAAATTGATCAACAAGGCCAAACTTTGACTGAATTTTTGTCGCCGATGTTACATTCTGTTTGAGCAGTTTTCTGATCATTTGCTTTCAGAAAGGCAAGCCATGAACATCAGGATCAATGACAGGAAGAGTTGCGGTCTTTATTCTCTTTGGTTAAAAATGCTTCTCATGTGTTACTTAAGCTGGAAAGTGATTGCATGTATTGCACAAATGAAAGTATATATCTTTCTAGTACGTACTACAAGTTTAGCATCATGTATACGTACGTCGGAGATTAGAGAGATCAGGGCCGGGAAAGTCAATTTGAGCTGTGCATGGGTGAAGAAGCAGCTTCCAGACAGGATTAGAGAAAAAAGACAGCAAGATTGCTGCCGAGTACCaataattgaattgaaatacCATCAACTATATTTTACAATCTCATGAGATGGATGGATATTTTTACTCTTTCTGAGCATGCCACTTCACCAATACAGATaggtcaattttttattttattttttattttttttgtgggaAAATAGAAAGGTGTAAActcttaatatattatatattttcttgctaGAGTACTGATTGGAGAATAATATTGAATGTTGCTTGAAAAGTCCTAGTTTGATACTAAGAATCCTTcaatatctcattattattcattattttattattattttttacatattattcactattatttaatattttttcattattttttcactactatttacagaatatctgagaatacctcactatccaaatacatagctagctagctagcttatgaGATATTTGACCTCTCAACATGGTTAATGTTTTATTGATAAAACATGTTtctatcaaattatcaattCTATAAGCtcttgtaataaaataattaagtattttattttatttttatctaattatcaTTGGTTGAgacattttcatctcattaaacTATTCTATTACCGACACAATTTCTAATTGGTTGACATGTAGAAGAAAAGGGATATTAATTTAATGCAGTTTGGTTAGAGGTCGTTACTCGTTAGAGCTCGGGTCGTGGTCGATACAATTTGCCTCCTTCAATGATAATCATATACGTGCAAAGAAAAATGCATAGTTTTCCTTATCACCACAAAAGATACTTGCATTAAAGTTTTTGGTCATGTGAAACGTTAAGTTGATTGTTTACCAATTTTTTGAACGTGGCATTAATTAGGATATTATTGGTTCTTAATTTCaagatattagtatattttaaattttatttccaaaatttaaGACTAATTAAGGATAAAGTAAATGCATAACACTGTTTATATGTATTACTATTGAGAACAATCATTTTGTACACATGATGTGTCATCATCTAAATTACACATCTCTtagatctaaaataaaaaaaattaaaaattaaaaataatgatataatgaaTGTAAAATATGTATTGCTACAGTAACTTCTATCCGTGTGAAACATCCGAGCCTGTCTCTCGTCGCGTGGTACCCTGATCTAGTTTtcgaaacaaataaaaaaatccaacgtCATTGAAATGAAATCTAACCATCGATACCAAAGAACCCAATAGAATCTCAAATCTTCCCGTGAGAAAGATTACAGCTTgtgtttgtagtttttttttttttttttcccttttaattaATAGCAGTATAAAAAATTGGTCAAGTATCTGTTTAGTTTGTTCTTTCTTAATCAGCCATCTTCCTGCTCGTTCAAGCAACGACTTTGATACACTGTTAGCTTTCATTGCAATCCATGGTGACATGGTCCCACTCTGAACCTCCCTCTCTGTTTTATAGCTTCAAAATGGCCACCACGAACCAGAACAAGCCTCCATTTCCCTAAAACAACCTCACAACCACAAGCCTTCTTTAAATGTAAGCTTTCATTTACTCTCGTATGTTCCATACTCCTCCCAACTACAAAACCTGGGTTTCAAGTTTAATCCATTTTTCATTAATGGGCTGTCTTCTTCTAGGTTAGATTTTTcattcttaaaattttcaatttgtgtttttttttcctttagtttGTTAAGAAGAAGTGCATTGGTGATGAGAAAATGGTTGGGACGGCAAACAATGGGAGGAGCAGGCAAGCGTTTTCTGTCGTAAATGAAGGACAAGATCTCGGCCCTAATAGTGCTCCCACGAGCAATGCGGGCTCGGAGTGCGGATGGATTGAGTTTACCAGAGAGGATGTTGAAGTACTGCTGAATgagaaaccaaaaaggaaagacAAATTCAATCTTAAGGTTAGTGAGTTTGTTAGTATTTTGAGGTTGTTAAGTTGATTCCCCCCTCCCGGTTTCAAGCGGTAGTTGGTTTATTTGAATAAGAATTGGATTTTGAaccttttattaaatttgaatttttataattgttgatAGGAAAAATTTGATATCATGGTGGAGTACATTAGAAGGCTCAAACTATGCATCAAATGGTTCCAAGAGCTTGAGGGAAACTACTTAATTGAGCAGGAGAAGCTGCTGAATGCGTTGGAATCAGCCAAGCAAAAATGCAATGAAATGGGTACGActgatttcttttgtttcatcAAGTTCTTCTTTAACATGCTTAGTGATGTGAACATCTTTGTTTCATTCTAGAGGTGCTAATGAAAAACAAGGAAGAAGAGCTGAATTCAATTATTATGGAGCTAAGAAAGAATTACGCTTCTTTACAAGAGAAATTTATGAAGGAAGATTTGGATAAGTTGGTAAGGACAGGCAATAGAGTATAGTCATGAAGTTATTGTTTGaatgatttttgtttgtgaatTACTCAATGCTTTCTAATGTCAAAATCAGGCTGCAATGGAATCTCTCGCAAGAGAGAAAGAGGCTAGACTTAGTATTGAGAGAACACAGGCTTCTCTATCAGAAGAACTTGCCAGAGCTCAACAAGAGCTTTTAAGTTCTAATCAGAAGGTAAACCAGAAAATGTTACTCCAATTCATGGGCCTTGTCCTACATTGCTCTTATTCTTcctttttagtaattttatattaaactctCTCACAGATGTTCGGATCTGCTTTTGCTGAATTCTGCAGATATCTTCACTTAATGATATGTATAAGCGATTACAGGATTACAACACAAGCTTACAGCAGTACAACGGTAAACTTCACACGGACCTTTCTACAGCTGAGGATGAGCTAAAGCGTGTAGAGAAAGAGAAGGCTACTATAGTTGAAAACCTCAGTATGTTAAGGGGTCAACTTACTTTATCAAGAGTGAGTTTCTCTTTTCCTGTGGACCATTTCCCATTGCGACATATCACTTATGCCAAGTACCTCATAAGATTGTCAAAGAAGGCAGGGTGACAATTGTGTAATCAAGGAAATGGTGCATTCTTTTAGTGGGGGGAAAAACACTAATGTAACAATACTGATACAGGGTATGTGTTCAAATTTCAATGACCTCATAGACAACTAGGCTCCTATTTTAAGTCCCAAAAGTTCAAGCTATTAGGAAGTTGGCCAACAAAGCACATATCAAGATCATGAATATGTGAACAATAACTGTGATTTTATAAAAGCTTGCTCTAGGAAAATATTTGGATATTACCAGTGCTATGTTCTGATTGAAGTTGTTTATAAATACAACAAATATCTAGAGGAACTTTTTCCTGGAAactattgagattttttttttatacataaaggTTTTTACCATGAAAcattaaatgtaaaataaatgaGCAAGTAACCTCAAAAATTTTGGGTTGAAGATTGgcatttttatttcctttttatttctatctttattttttacagtTGCTTTTAAAATTTCAGTTCTATAAATTCAATTTGATGTTATTAGGCTTCTCAAGATGAGGCTATAAAGCAAAAAGATGCTTTAGTGAATGAAGTTGCTCGTCTTCGGGCGGAGCTAAACCAAGTGAGAGATGATCATGACCGCTTGCTATCACAAGTGCTCATTTTAACAACTGATGTGATGAAATATAAAGAGTCTACAGAAAAATATAGTGCTGAGGTGGACATCCTGACAACAAAAGCAAATCAACTAGAGGTTGATTTTCCTGTTTCAGTATTGTTAATtgcttttattgttttcttaaaATCTTATG includes:
- the LOC121237460 gene encoding methanol O-anthraniloyltransferase-like; this encodes MAPTHSSVVFSVRRREPVLVVPSEPTPNELKQLSDIDDQAGLRFQLPFIMFYSNYNPSILMVQKKDDPAKVIREALAKALVYYYPFAGRLKEGHNRKLMVDCTGEGILFVEGDADVTLAQLGDTIRPPCPYIEEFLHDVPGSNAILGCPLLLIQVTRLRCGGFVFAVRLNHTISDSLGLVQLLRAVAEMTSGACAPSQQPMWQREIFNARDPPRVTCIHHEYEEGDKTIDNNSTTPTLQEENGINMVHKSFFFGPKEMGSLRKHLPPRLWASSSTFEILSACLWRCRTIALAFDPNEDVRLSCMINARGKQGLQVQVPNGYYGNAFAFPTALTKAELLCNNPLGYALELVKKTKSEMSEEYIRSVAGLMVTKGRPRYITAGNYLVADTTRVGFEGIDFGWGKPVYGGPSGAIPYVSFYARFKNSKGEDGVVVPIWLPPPAMERFQQELLKITREPRIITSML